Proteins encoded in a region of the Enterococcus gilvus ATCC BAA-350 genome:
- a CDS encoding TetR/AcrR family transcriptional regulator produces MAEGKATKETFVQALVAACREKSYDKITVQDISQQASLNRQTFYYHFKDKNDLLHYAYYQRGLQYLISVELSLTNWEESVLKMLKEMQLCHQFYLNTVRARPEILTKEFNELAKQLFVRLFDEVDQEGELSPADKEFYARFLAHGCGGILIDWLLAGAEQPPITVAAQLFRFAKDIEFFAYRLYEKDWNER; encoded by the coding sequence ATGGCGGAAGGAAAAGCGACCAAAGAAACATTTGTTCAAGCGTTAGTCGCCGCGTGCCGAGAAAAAAGTTACGACAAAATTACCGTTCAAGACATCAGTCAGCAGGCGAGCCTGAACCGCCAAACGTTTTATTATCACTTTAAGGATAAGAATGACCTGCTCCACTATGCTTATTATCAGCGAGGCCTGCAGTATTTGATTTCTGTGGAGCTGTCTCTTACAAATTGGGAGGAGTCTGTTCTCAAAATGTTAAAGGAGATGCAGCTCTGTCATCAATTCTATTTGAATACTGTAAGGGCAAGACCGGAGATACTGACGAAAGAATTTAATGAGTTGGCCAAGCAGTTGTTTGTCCGCTTGTTCGATGAAGTCGATCAGGAAGGAGAGCTTTCACCTGCTGATAAAGAATTTTATGCTCGTTTTTTGGCTCACGGGTGTGGCGGGATTTTGATCGACTGGCTGCTGGCTGGAGCGGAGCAGCCGCCGATTACAGTCGCGGCACAATTGTTTCGTTTTGCTAAGGACATCGAGTTCTTTGCGTATCGACTCTATGAAAAAGACTGGAATGAGCGTTAG
- the ruvB gene encoding Holliday junction branch migration DNA helicase RuvB yields the protein MDEERLLSPDADESDKSLEKSLRPRYLAQYIGQDKVKQELSIYIEAAKNRQEALDHVLLYGPPGLGKTTMAMVIANEMDVQIRSTSGPAIERPGDLVAILNELEPGDVLFIDEIHRLPRVAEETLYSAMEDYYVDIMVGQGPTAHPVHFPLPPFTLVGATTRAGMLSAPLRDRFGIISHMEYYEEDDLREIVLRSADIFQTEIVGEGAVEIARRSRGTPRIANRLLKRIRDFAQVQSDGVINQTIADQALGLLQVDEAGLDYIDQKLLKTMIELYHGGPIGLSTLAVNIGEERETVEDMYEPYLIQKGFIKRTPRGRMATPLAYEHFNYPYQE from the coding sequence ATGGATGAGGAACGTTTGCTTTCACCCGATGCGGATGAGAGTGATAAAAGTTTAGAAAAATCACTGCGTCCCCGTTATCTTGCACAATATATCGGTCAGGACAAGGTCAAGCAAGAATTATCAATCTACATCGAAGCGGCAAAAAATCGCCAAGAGGCACTCGACCATGTGTTATTATATGGCCCGCCAGGTCTAGGGAAGACGACAATGGCGATGGTGATCGCCAATGAGATGGATGTCCAGATTCGCTCGACAAGTGGTCCGGCGATCGAACGTCCAGGGGATCTAGTAGCGATCTTGAATGAATTAGAGCCTGGAGATGTGTTATTCATCGATGAGATCCATCGACTGCCGCGAGTAGCGGAGGAAACACTGTATTCAGCGATGGAGGATTATTATGTAGACATCATGGTAGGCCAGGGACCAACTGCTCATCCCGTGCATTTCCCGTTGCCCCCCTTTACGTTGGTGGGCGCTACCACTCGTGCCGGAATGCTGTCAGCACCATTGCGTGACCGATTCGGGATCATCTCTCATATGGAATATTATGAAGAAGACGACTTGCGGGAAATTGTTTTGCGTTCAGCCGACATTTTTCAGACAGAAATCGTAGGAGAAGGTGCGGTAGAGATCGCCCGACGTTCACGAGGCACCCCCCGAATCGCCAATCGCCTCTTGAAGCGTATTCGTGATTTTGCGCAGGTGCAATCAGATGGGGTGATCAATCAAACGATCGCTGACCAAGCGCTGGGGCTGCTACAAGTCGATGAAGCCGGTCTCGATTATATCGACCAGAAGCTGTTAAAGACAATGATCGAGCTTTACCATGGAGGTCCCATCGGATTGAGCACATTAGCGGTGAATATTGGCGAAGAACGAGAAACAGTGGAAGATATGTACGAACCGTACCTGATTCAAAAAGGCTTTATTAAGCGGACACCGCGGGGGCGGATGGCGACACCGCTGGCCTATGAGCACTTCAATTATCCGTATCAAGAATAG
- the ruvA gene encoding Holliday junction branch migration protein RuvA, with amino-acid sequence MYEYITGRLTFISPSYVVLDVNGIGYQIALGNPYRYSSKMEQSVTIYVQQIIREDAHLLYGFETLAEKELFLRLLSVSGIGPKSGLAIMANEDHQGLIQAIEAGDVTYLTKFPGVGKKTAQQMVLDLKGKLAELVDDPMSLFYEGNDDTALAEAMEALQALGYSPKEIKKVEKILEKETLQNTDDYLRAALKLMMKK; translated from the coding sequence ATGTACGAATATATTACAGGCCGTTTGACCTTCATCAGCCCCAGCTATGTGGTGCTGGATGTGAATGGTATCGGTTATCAAATCGCGTTGGGAAATCCCTATCGCTACAGCAGTAAAATGGAGCAGTCGGTGACGATCTATGTCCAGCAGATTATCCGAGAAGACGCGCATTTATTATATGGCTTTGAGACACTGGCTGAAAAGGAATTGTTTTTGCGCCTGCTTTCTGTTTCTGGAATCGGCCCGAAAAGCGGGTTAGCGATCATGGCAAATGAAGACCATCAAGGACTGATCCAGGCGATCGAAGCAGGAGATGTGACTTATTTGACCAAATTCCCAGGAGTTGGCAAAAAAACAGCACAGCAAATGGTTTTAGATTTAAAAGGCAAGCTAGCTGAATTGGTCGATGATCCAATGTCCTTGTTCTATGAAGGAAACGACGATACTGCCTTGGCGGAAGCGATGGAAGCTTTACAAGCGCTAGGCTACAGTCCAAAAGAAATCAAAAAAGTCGAAAAGATCTTGGAAAAAGAAACGCTGCAAAATACCGACGATTATTTACGGGCAGCGCTGAAACTAATGATGAAAAAATAG
- a CDS encoding DUF924 family protein, whose product MDSYDYESVLTFWFKELDPSDWFASDSELDKTIEKRFGDMLTAAKKGELVFWRKNMRGRLAEIIVLDQFARNIYKEDGRAFEGDAVALVLAQEAALMKEKENLSVEERSFLYMPFMHSESLVIQETFSLTYFKEPGLEKRYRYAKEHHDTIKAFGRFPYRNKALGRITTAEEQTYLEKAKS is encoded by the coding sequence ATGGATTCTTATGATTATGAGAGCGTATTGACTTTTTGGTTCAAGGAACTAGATCCTAGTGACTGGTTTGCGTCTGATTCGGAATTGGATAAGACAATAGAAAAACGTTTTGGTGACATGCTGACAGCGGCAAAAAAAGGTGAGCTGGTTTTTTGGAGAAAAAATATGCGGGGCAGATTGGCAGAAATCATCGTATTGGATCAGTTTGCCAGAAATATCTATAAAGAAGATGGACGCGCTTTTGAAGGAGACGCGGTGGCATTGGTGTTGGCACAAGAAGCGGCACTCATGAAAGAAAAAGAGAATCTGAGTGTAGAAGAGCGCTCCTTTTTATACATGCCATTCATGCATTCTGAGTCGCTGGTTATTCAAGAAACGTTTTCGCTGACCTATTTTAAGGAGCCCGGCTTAGAGAAACGGTACCGCTACGCAAAAGAACATCATGACACCATCAAGGCATTTGGCCGTTTTCCCTATCGAAACAAAGCATTGGGCCGAATCACTACGGCAGAAGAACAAACGTATTTAGAAAAGGCGAAGTCTTAG
- the larE gene encoding ATP-dependent sacrificial sulfur transferase LarE codes for MEYIEKVEKLKAVLASMEKVVIAFSGGVDSSLVLAAALDVLGEENVLSVVADSELIMKKEYLDAMENSKKIGARTQGVFLDELSIEEIRRNQPSSWFYSKRLLYQELSVIKKNLGFNWVVDGMIMDDAFDYRPGLKARDAFNVRSPLQEAEFYKPDVRKASRDYQVPTWNKPATCHILSRFEYNDVLTSERLERVKKSEIYLQEQGFKIVRVRDHNTVARIEIEKEKFPLFLEKSEAIEKTLESFGYTFVSLDIKGYAYGKMNKLLEKK; via the coding sequence ATGGAATACATAGAAAAGGTAGAAAAATTAAAAGCTGTTTTGGCCTCGATGGAGAAGGTCGTGATCGCTTTTTCAGGCGGTGTGGATAGTTCTTTAGTTCTAGCGGCGGCACTAGATGTTTTAGGAGAAGAGAACGTTCTTTCTGTCGTAGCGGATTCAGAATTAATCATGAAAAAAGAATATCTCGACGCGATGGAGAATTCAAAAAAAATCGGTGCCCGCACTCAAGGTGTTTTTTTGGATGAATTGAGTATTGAGGAAATCAGAAGAAACCAACCTTCAAGCTGGTTTTACAGTAAACGTCTGCTCTACCAAGAATTGTCGGTAATTAAAAAGAATCTGGGATTTAATTGGGTTGTTGATGGGATGATTATGGATGATGCTTTTGATTACCGCCCAGGGTTAAAGGCCAGAGACGCATTCAATGTTCGAAGCCCTTTGCAGGAAGCGGAGTTTTACAAGCCCGATGTCAGAAAAGCATCAAGAGACTATCAGGTTCCTACTTGGAACAAGCCAGCGACCTGTCATATTTTATCAAGGTTTGAATACAATGATGTATTGACCAGCGAACGACTGGAGCGTGTTAAAAAATCTGAAATCTATCTTCAAGAGCAAGGATTCAAGATTGTCCGCGTACGAGACCACAATACAGTTGCAAGAATCGAAATCGAGAAAGAGAAATTTCCGCTTTTCCTTGAGAAATCAGAAGCCATCGAAAAAACGCTCGAATCTTTTGGGTACACATTTGTATCTTTGGACATAAAAGGCTATGCTTATGGAAAAATGAACAAACTATTGGAGAAAAAATAA
- the larD gene encoding D/L-lactic acid transporter LarD, protein MLHHLLSEFMGTALMIMFGLGVHCDDVLKKTKYAGSGHLFAITTWAFGITVVLFIFGGVCINPAMALAQAILGMIPWSYFVPYVIAEMLGGLVGAIIIYIMYADHFKASEGQVDPIAIRNIFSTNPNLRNLPRNYFVETVATFIFLTTILAIAHNAESMLPIGVGLLVWAIGMGLGGTTGFAMNQARDLGPRMAFQLLPIKNKANNDWQYGLIVPGTAPFVGAALAAMFVKGFLKF, encoded by the coding sequence ATGTTACATCACTTATTGTCAGAATTCATGGGGACCGCATTAATGATTATGTTTGGTCTAGGCGTCCATTGCGACGATGTTTTAAAGAAAACGAAATACGCAGGCTCGGGTCATTTGTTTGCCATTACTACATGGGCATTCGGGATCACTGTGGTCTTATTTATTTTTGGTGGTGTGTGTATCAACCCAGCAATGGCGCTAGCACAAGCAATCTTAGGGATGATCCCATGGAGCTATTTTGTTCCCTATGTGATCGCTGAAATGCTAGGCGGACTTGTCGGTGCTATTATTATTTATATTATGTATGCAGATCATTTCAAGGCTTCTGAGGGACAAGTTGATCCAATCGCTATTCGCAATATTTTCTCAACGAACCCTAATTTACGGAACTTGCCTAGAAACTATTTTGTGGAAACAGTCGCTACATTTATTTTCTTAACAACGATCCTTGCCATCGCACATAATGCAGAATCTATGCTGCCGATCGGTGTTGGTTTGCTGGTTTGGGCAATCGGTATGGGATTAGGCGGTACGACAGGATTTGCCATGAACCAGGCCCGTGACTTAGGTCCGCGAATGGCCTTCCAACTGCTGCCAATCAAAAACAAAGCAAACAATGACTGGCAATATGGCTTGATCGTACCCGGTACTGCGCCTTTTGTCGGAGCCGCTTTAGCAGCGATGTTCGTAAAAGGATTTTTGAAATTTTAA